A window of Longispora fulva contains these coding sequences:
- a CDS encoding alpha/beta fold hydrolase, whose amino-acid sequence MTRPVTAATLEVPGARLYYEVRGTGPLIVLVGAPMDATSFAPLADLLAADHTVLTTDPRGIHRSQLDDPGQDSTPRLRADDLARLLAHLDAGPAVVVGSSGGAVTALALAEAHPGRAHTVVAHEPPLIGLLDDRERQHATTDDIIATHLSGDVVGAWRKFLAQADIVLPGAVFDQLFGGERPPRQAADERRWFRHELRATTRWRPDPAALRSSGTRIVVGVGAHSAGQLCDRTARALAGALGVEPVVFPGGHTGFAEDPEAFAAALRAVGGREPR is encoded by the coding sequence ATGACCCGTCCCGTCACCGCGGCGACCCTCGAGGTCCCCGGCGCGCGCCTGTACTACGAGGTACGCGGCACCGGCCCCCTCATCGTCCTCGTCGGAGCCCCGATGGACGCCACGTCCTTCGCGCCGCTGGCCGACCTCCTTGCCGCGGACCACACCGTGCTCACCACCGACCCGCGGGGCATCCACCGCAGCCAGCTCGACGATCCCGGACAGGACTCGACGCCGCGGCTGCGGGCCGACGACCTCGCCCGGCTGCTGGCCCACCTCGACGCGGGTCCGGCCGTCGTCGTCGGCTCCAGCGGCGGGGCGGTCACGGCGCTGGCCCTCGCCGAGGCCCACCCTGGCCGCGCGCACACCGTCGTCGCCCACGAGCCGCCGCTGATCGGGCTGCTCGACGACCGCGAGCGGCAGCACGCCACCACGGACGACATCATCGCCACCCACCTGTCCGGCGACGTCGTCGGAGCCTGGCGGAAGTTCCTCGCCCAGGCGGACATCGTCCTGCCCGGGGCGGTGTTCGACCAGCTGTTCGGGGGCGAGCGCCCGCCACGGCAGGCCGCGGACGAGCGTCGCTGGTTCCGCCACGAACTGCGTGCGACGACCCGGTGGCGGCCCGATCCCGCCGCGCTGCGGTCGTCGGGGACCCGGATCGTCGTCGGCGTCGGGGCGCACTCGGCCGGGCAGTTGTGCGACCGGACGGCGCGGGCGTTGGCCGGGGCGCTCGGCGTCGAGCCGGTGGTGTTCCCGGGCGGTCACACCGGGTTCGCCGAGGACCCGGAGGCCTTCGCGGCCGCCCTGCGCGCGGTGGGCGGCCGCGAGCCGCGGTGA
- a CDS encoding putative Ig domain-containing protein, which yields MYRRLATGIGAVLLGAALVSVGAAPAQAATIQATGLNATIALNNCSASLVRYPSSVDTDRALMLTNGHCYEGGMPGAGVVLQNKPSTRSGTLLNDAGTALGTLKADTLLYSTMTGTDVSLYRLTTTYASIKSSYGVTAMTITASHPADGIATTIPSSYWKQTWNCSINGFVATLREDAWTMHDSIRYNTGCNTTHGTSGSPILDSARNVVGINNTGNDNGEMCTLDNPCEVDADGTTHAYKGQSYGQQVYWFTTCLNSSRQIDLTVSGCLLTGATPPTGNTVTVTNPGNQSGTVGTAASLQIQASDSASGQTLTYSATGLPAGLSINASTGLISGTPTTSGSSSVTVTAKDTTNASGSTTFSWAVATSGGTCTGQKLLNPGFESGAASWTASSGVIDNGTTQPAHAGSYKAWLNGYGSTHTDTLSQSVAIAAGCHATLSFYLHIDTAETGTTVYDKLTVQAGSTTLATYSNADAAAGYVLRTVDVSSFAGQTVTIKFTGVEDASLQTSFVIDDAALTLS from the coding sequence ATGTACAGACGACTTGCCACGGGAATCGGGGCGGTGCTCCTCGGGGCGGCCCTGGTCAGCGTCGGCGCCGCTCCGGCGCAGGCCGCCACGATCCAGGCCACCGGGCTCAACGCCACGATCGCGCTGAACAACTGTTCGGCCTCGCTCGTGCGCTACCCGTCTTCGGTGGACACCGACCGGGCCCTGATGCTGACCAACGGGCACTGCTACGAGGGCGGCATGCCCGGTGCCGGGGTGGTCCTGCAGAACAAGCCCAGCACCCGCTCGGGCACGCTGCTCAACGACGCGGGCACCGCGCTGGGCACCCTCAAGGCCGACACGCTGCTGTACTCCACGATGACCGGCACCGACGTCTCCCTGTACCGGCTGACCACGACGTACGCGTCGATCAAGTCGAGCTACGGCGTGACGGCGATGACGATCACGGCCAGCCACCCGGCCGACGGGATCGCGACCACGATCCCGTCGTCGTACTGGAAGCAGACCTGGAACTGCTCGATCAACGGCTTCGTCGCGACCCTCCGCGAGGACGCGTGGACGATGCACGACTCGATCCGGTACAACACGGGCTGCAACACCACGCACGGCACGTCCGGCTCCCCGATCCTGGACAGCGCCCGCAACGTCGTCGGCATCAACAACACCGGCAACGACAACGGCGAGATGTGCACGCTGGACAACCCGTGCGAGGTGGACGCCGACGGCACCACCCACGCCTACAAGGGCCAGAGCTACGGCCAGCAGGTGTACTGGTTCACCACGTGCCTGAACTCCTCCCGCCAGATCGACCTGACCGTGAGCGGCTGCCTGCTGACGGGGGCCACCCCGCCCACCGGCAACACGGTCACGGTGACGAACCCGGGCAACCAGTCCGGCACCGTCGGCACCGCGGCCAGCCTGCAGATCCAGGCCTCGGACTCGGCCTCGGGCCAGACGCTGACCTACTCGGCCACCGGCCTGCCTGCCGGCCTGTCGATCAACGCCAGCACCGGTCTGATCTCGGGCACGCCGACCACGTCCGGCTCCTCGTCGGTCACGGTCACCGCCAAGGACACCACCAACGCCTCCGGGTCGACCACGTTCAGCTGGGCTGTGGCCACCTCCGGCGGCACCTGCACCGGCCAGAAGCTGCTCAACCCGGGCTTCGAGTCCGGCGCCGCCTCGTGGACCGCGTCCTCCGGCGTGATCGACAACGGCACCACCCAGCCGGCGCACGCCGGCTCCTACAAGGCATGGCTCAACGGGTACGGCAGCACGCACACCGACACCCTGTCCCAGTCGGTCGCCATCGCGGCCGGGTGCCACGCCACCCTGAGCTTCTACCTGCACATCGACACCGCCGAGACGGGCACCACCGTCTACGACAAGCTCACCGTGCAGGCGGGCTCGACCACCCTGGCGACGTACAGCAACGCCGACGCCGCCGCCGGGTACGTCCTGCGGACCGTCGACGTGTCGTCGTTCGCCGGGCAGACGGTGACCATCAAGTTCACCGGGGTGGAGGACGCCTCCCTCCAGACGTCCTTCGTCATCGACGACGCCGCGCTCACGCTCAGCTAG